The following coding sequences lie in one Benincasa hispida cultivar B227 chromosome 6, ASM972705v1, whole genome shotgun sequence genomic window:
- the LOC120079232 gene encoding uncharacterized protein LOC120079232 has protein sequence MKKEYGINISYNKTWRARETAYALARGTPEESYAILHAYGEALKMENLGTRFEIELENDVHFKYMFMALGPYIKGFSSCRPVIIVDGSHLKGKYKGTKLFGVSMDGNNQVYPLAYAIVDNETGRAWKWFMSNMKCAIGEPSNLVFVSDRAVSIGNAIRAVFPTAFHGLCTYHLETNILSNFKDNTIVGMFKDAARAFRMSEF, from the coding sequence ATGAAGAAAGAGTACGGCATAAACATAAGTTACAATAAGACGTGGCGTGCAAGGGAAACCGCTTATGCTCTCGCTAGGGGTACTCCAGAAGAGTCGTACGCTATTTTACATGCATATGGTGAGGCATTAAAGATGGAGAATCTAGGTACAAGGTTTGAAATTGAACTTGAAAATGATGTCCACTTCAAGTACATGTTTATGGCGTTAGGACCTTATATTAAAGGTTTTTCAAGTTGTCGACCtgtgataattgttgatggatcccatctgaaaggaaaatacaaagggaCCAAGTTGTTCGGCGTCTCCATGGATGGCAACAACCAAGTttacccactagcatatgccATAGTGGATAATGAAACTGGTCGAGCTTGGAAGTGGTTTATGTCGAACATGAAGTGTGCCATTGGAGAACCCTCTAACTTGGTGTTTGTGTCCGATCGAGCGGTATCCATTGGCAATGCCATTCGTGCAGTTTTTCCCACagcatttcatggattgtgcaccTACCACCTAGAAACTAATATTCTTTCTAACTTTAAGGATAACACGATCGTTGGGATGTTCAAGGATGCAGCCAGGGCATTTCGCATGTCAGAGTTCTAA